GTAACATGTATATCATTTATTGCGAATAGCTATGTTCACCAAACATAGATGAGTTCATGAATTTTTATGAGATGAATGATGTAATGAATGCACCAacatttctaaaattaattattcgtgaccattttattttgaaacaaaagaacGACAGAGACATAACGAGATTACATTTATTACAAGCGAAAATACTACTAGTCTACTACTACAAAACATCTATAACAACAATATAACATGGGAATAACAAAATGGTagtaaaaagaataataagCCGAGCCACCAAGTAAACCAAGCTTCTGTCGCTTACACAAGAATCTCAACACGCCATCTGAACATTTCCTCCCTCGTCACAGGTAGGTTCAACGTCACAAGCCCAACCTCCGCGTCGTAGTTGAACTCAGTCTCGGTGCTATCAACAGCGCATCTTAGTGGACGCTGAGAAGAGTAAGCCCCAAAACGACCACAACCTCTAACACCTAGAGATATCAGAGCTGTTGGAGAACGGTTTTCGCTGaccactgaagaagaagagagctcAGGTTTCTCGTCTGTCACGGTATTGATCTCCATGGACTGGATAGCTCCACTTGAGTTGAACATGTCCAGGAGTCCAATAGGTGCGAATGAGATGCTTGCAGTGATTTCCTGTTTAACCGAATTTAATGCATGTTAACAATCAAAGTCTATAGTAATACACTCAGGGACGGATCTGAGATTTAAGAGGCCATTAGTATTTTaggttaattttaaattaaaatttgacaaTTTAGAGACTACACAacttatgtataataaaatgtttCATTCGGTTGGTATCCAAAACCGGCCAAGAATATACTTTGAAAAGTACTATATTTTACCTTTAGAGGAGAGATGTGGAAGAGTTCATATTCAAGAACCTTGAGAGTGAGTGGGATTGATGCACCCTTTGGTAGTCTAACCAGCTCCCCTGTGAATCAAAGCCAAACTCATGTTTATAAGCATTGATCTGTAATGTTCGAGATTTTGTCTTGTCTGTTGAAATCTTTTTTACCTGATTTGTAAGCGTAGACTATTGAATCTCCACTCCAGTCTTCACCAGCCACTTCAGAGATGAGATCAGCATCCTCCGCCCGGACCAAACCCGTGAGTGTACCAGGAGAAGTATCATGAATCCTGTTCTTCTTCGTGTCCTTGCACCAACCAGCACCTTGACAGTTGAATACACCAACTATACCAGTAAACTTATTCATGTTCCAGATCTTTAGCAAGCTTGTTCCATCTCTAGCTGGATCAGCAAATAGGCAGTCACGTGTAGGTCTACCCGGAAGCCGAGCACGGAGAACTGAACCATCAGGAAGAACCAGCTTCCTCAATAGATCAAAGTTGTGGTTGCCTGGCTTATCACTGCTCATGTAACATGACAAAACACATCTCCAGTTAAAACCTCGGATCAAACATCACAACAAGAATCACAATAAAAGATGAGGGAAAGGCTTTTTACCTGACATAGATTGCACATCCACCTACTGCACGCGCCGCAGCATGGTACTCTGCAGTTGGGTGTAAACTCTGATAACAACAAAAACATTAAGTATAAGCATTGGCATGAGCTCTATATTATAAAGACAGAAAGCATTTTTCTTTACTTACATGGAACATGTCCCAGTCAGGTTGCATGAACTCTCCAAGGAAAAGAGTATTGTAAGCAACCGATGCTATATGTATAGTGTGAGAAGCAGGATCTCTCGGATAGTAATCATCAGACGCTCTAACAATAGCAGTCTGTTTCGCGCTGTATAACCCATCCGTGTTGTGACACATGCAAGAAATGCACCCATTATCTTTAAAGTTCCTAGCAATGGAAGCTTCTAACGCCTGGTGGTAGCTGCGAGTGAGAGAGACTCTCCCACCAAGACCAGCACCAAGAGTTTCGATGATGTTCTGAACATCAACTTTGACTCCGTCTATACCACACGAAGCCAGGTAGGAGTGCAGCTCGTTGTAGAAGTTGAACACTTTCTTGGGGTTGACAAGACCGAGTCCATGAACAGCGAGGCTGTccattactatatctggttggTTCCCTAAGACACCTGGGGACTGGACTGGGTATGCTAATGCACTGTCGTAGTGTTCCATACCGGAAGCTGCGGGTTTCACTCCGCCCCAGTAGCCAGCTAAAGCGTGCCACGCATACACTTGCCTGTAGATAAAGGAGTCAAGGCTTCATAAGTATGCAGATCTGCTTGTCACATATGCAAAATCAAAGTGTTAGAGAGAGGACATACTTCACATTATGGCGCTGCTTTGCATTGTCAACTACACTCTTAAGCCCTGACACTTGCGTGTCCTTAGGATCATTCTTTTGAAATTTTGCGTTCTCCTTTATACCAACAAGCCTAGTAGCAAACCTGTGTAACACGGCATAAACACTTAGTGTTAACCACACCCAAGATACAATTGATTTactttttatatcttttaagtttatattagatatttggtttttagatttaattacagaattattttgatgaattatacAAAACagatacaacaaaaaaaaaaaatagacaaacTTGTGGATCTGAACTAATAGTATTACTTGATTTAAGAGATTTAGACCCCACTAAAGATCTTTCAGACAATCATGGCCACATAACATACTTAAGATGCTCATCTACATAAACACAAAAAGAGCAAGAGAACTTACTGTGCTCCTTCCTGGACAAGGCAGTTTGAatctttctctttgttttctatttgttGCCAACCGTCATCTATGATCAGAAACCTTGGTGGAGTACCTCCTTCTGAAAGACTGTAATAAACAAAAATCCATCAGAGACTCAAATTAACATTAACAATAAGTGGCTCTGCTTTCCCATACCTTCTAAGGCCCTCATCAACGCCCTCGGCAGTCACGTCTGTGTAGAACGCGTCCCATGTACACCATCCAAACCAGTCTACAAAAGAAGGCAGCTGAACAAACAAAAGAGGACGAACATGAGAAAATCATATCCAAATCAAAGTGAGCTCTTGCTCTATGACCAGAAGAACCATATAATGTTTACTAACCTTCTTCTTCTCACGGTGATGAAACGTCTGCATTTGTCTCTCTGCAGCCCTGTACATAGGGGAAGATCACCATATCTTAGCACACACACATCGactttaaactaatcataacaTTTTGGTTTATTCTACACAAACATACTTTACGGATTGCGTGATAACTTCAAAGGGATTAGTCCCAGCATGAACATAGACAAGGTGTGTTCCTTGGCTAGTTCCCACCGCCTTATCACCtgacaaaacaaaatatcagtTTCTCAGCTCTCGAACTATCCACTATCTATGTAACAACTGTGAAACTAGCTGTAACTTACCACTCTCAAGACAAATCTCAATCTCGTTCTTCTCATTTCCTTGCAAAACAGCTCTGAACTGGCCTTCAAGTAGGGGGAGGAAGACGGTATAAACAGTAGGAGCATCATCTCCGTTAACCTCATCTTTACTCTCCAGTAACATGAACTGTGTCTCCAAAGGAATGTCTTTTCCAGAGGTTCCCATTCTCTGAGTCATCCACCATAGTTTAAACCGGAAACAGCACATAAACCGAAGACCCCTGCAAAGATTCACAAACCATAAGCTTAAAGAAGACACTAACTGCTTCGGTTACAGATTGAAAACCAAAGGTTTGGTAACTTACTCCAACACACCGATGGGGAACACGTGGAGACTCTTGCTCTGTTTAAATGTTGCGCCTATAAAGGCTCCGGAATCTGATCCGGCACCGGCGACCGGAGTTAGGATAATGTTGTCGGGGATTTTGGTGAGGATAGTCTTCCCTTGGACAACAAGGTTGTCGTTTTGGACAGAGATGTTTGAAGTGAtcgtcatcgtctcaggaccaAACTGTTTCAAACAACCACAACATAGAAAAACCAACATAAGGAAACGTTACTTGGACCAAGATTTGATCTTTTCCCAGAGTATTCTCCAGGCTTAAACAAGAAACACTAAAACAGGATTTTTCAGGATATAAATAGcaagtgttctaaaaatcggtctaacTAGCCTAGGCAAGACTTATTTGCCTACAcagaatttttataataataaaaaatcggCTCAAAATCAAATTGTATTAGAACATCACCAACCCGCTGcaaaattttataatgtttttttgtttgttcgtaACTGCATAATCAATTCCATTTTTCAGTAAAGTTTCcagtgggttggagatgctatTAGCACAACTAACCAGTATAATTAaccaatgttaaaaaaaaaatcaaatctattaAGAGCCTTGCGAGCTCCTGAGAACTAGATTTAAACCACAGCCTATCAGACACCCAACACTAACTCCCCCAAAAATCAATCTAAGCATCTGCCTAATCAATAATCTCATATAAAGCGAATGCATAAAAAATTTGCAAAAATGGCTCTAAGTTTCGGTCTCGTTCAAAATCATTCTCTGAGATTTGTGTTGTATTATTTAATTCAGAACAAAATCTGATTTAAGTAAGCTTTCTAAAAAAAGATTTAGGAAACTAAAGATTCAGATCTCTCATTTAAGTTTCTTCTGGAACCACTATTCGAAACCTAGGCCTTAGAGAGCAACATACGATAAAATGAAATACTTACAGGATTGCGTCTAGTTCGTATCGAACTGAGAGATAAACTCAGACTATGCAGAAGCTAAAATGTCGCCGACAAGGAGATAAAGTAATAACACGGAATCGCCGCCACAGAAGTGGTGGCTCCGTCAAATGAATAGATAGAGATACGAAGCTGGTTTACAAGAATCGAAAACGTTTTTTTGCTTTGTTGATGAATGGAAGTGGTGGCGGAGAAGACACGGTTTATATATGTTGAAAGAGCCGTCAGGATGTTGCCACGTGTCATATTGCTTTTCTTGTGGGTTTAGATAAATTGACTAGAAAAATCGTGATATTTTTCTCATTGCTGAATCAGAGACAactcattttaaaatattcaaattgtTATTACTTACTGTGCTTTTTATAAACATATGTTtgctatactttttttttccgaTAACGGTAGTGTGATCCCAAAGACTAATCACTACGAAGCCCGCATGATCTGCGTTTTCTTACCACTTAAGACGCTCCGGATGGTCAAGAAGAATCGAACCCAAGGCGATACTCACAGCAGTGAACCCTTTACCACTAGGTCAATGCCACttggttatatatatacttatttttttaacaggAAAAGTTTGGGTTCGCTCTAATCTCTACTTAATTCCAAGATCAACCATTGCTAATACCTTATGACATCGTATAAAACATCTGTATCAGCAAGAATTGAACTA
The window above is part of the Brassica napus cultivar Da-Ae chromosome C8, Da-Ae, whole genome shotgun sequence genome. Proteins encoded here:
- the LOC106415291 gene encoding probable galactinol--sucrose galactosyltransferase 2: MTITSNISVQNDNLVVQGKTILTKIPDNIILTPVAGAGSDSGAFIGATFKQSKSLHVFPIGVLEGLRFMCCFRFKLWWMTQRMGTSGKDIPLETQFMLLESKDEVNGDDAPTVYTVFLPLLEGQFRAVLQGNEKNEIEICLESGDKAVGTSQGTHLVYVHAGTNPFEVITQSVKAAERQMQTFHHREKKKLPSFVDWFGWCTWDAFYTDVTAEGVDEGLRSLSEGGTPPRFLIIDDGWQQIENKEKDSNCLVQEGAQFATRLVGIKENAKFQKNDPKDTQVSGLKSVVDNAKQRHNVKQVYAWHALAGYWGGVKPAASGMEHYDSALAYPVQSPGVLGNQPDIVMDSLAVHGLGLVNPKKVFNFYNELHSYLASCGIDGVKVDVQNIIETLGAGLGGRVSLTRSYHQALEASIARNFKDNGCISCMCHNTDGLYSAKQTAIVRASDDYYPRDPASHTIHIASVAYNTLFLGEFMQPDWDMFHSLHPTAEYHAAARAVGGCAIYVSDKPGNHNFDLLRKLVLPDGSVLRARLPGRPTRDCLFADPARDGTSLLKIWNMNKFTGIVGVFNCQGAGWCKDTKKNRIHDTSPGTLTGLVRAEDADLISEVAGEDWSGDSIVYAYKSGELVRLPKGASIPLTLKVLEYELFHISPLKEITASISFAPIGLLDMFNSSGAIQSMEINTVTDEKPELSSSSVVSENRSPTALISLGVRGCGRFGAYSSQRPLRCAVDSTETEFNYDAEVGLVTLNLPVTREEMFRWRVEILV